The genomic window AGGAACTGGCCGCGCAGGGCGTGGTGTTTGGCTCTCTCGAGCGATTGGCTGGTGAGCAGCCCGAGCTGGTCCGCAAGTATCTGTTCAGCACCTTCGACCCCGACTACGACAAGTTCGCGGCCTTGCATGCGGCGTTTTTCGCCGGCGGCCAGTTCTTGTACGTGCCCAAAGGCGTGGTCGTCGACCGCCCGCTGCACATCGCTTCGATGCTCAGTGATGGGGGTACCGACACCGGTCACACGGTGGTGGTGTTGGACGAAGGCGCCGAAGTGACCGTGTTGCGGGAAGCCAACAGTCCTTCTCGCGAGGCCGGTGGACTGCATGTGGGGGCCGTGGAAATCATACAGGAAGCCCAGTCGCACCTCCGCTTTGTGGATTTGCAGGAATGGGGCTACAAATGCAACCATTTCGCTCACCAAAAGGCCCGGGTGGGCAAGGACGCCTCACTGCAGTGGACCATCGCCGCCATGGGGGCCGGGTTTGCCAAGGTCAATCAGACGGTAGAATTGGTCGGCGAGGGAGCATCGAGCCAAGTTAATGGCGTGATGTTCACCGAAGGTCGGCAACATGTCGCCTACCACACCCTGCAGCACCATGTCGCCGCAAATTGCCAAAGCGATTTCCTCTACAAGGCTGCTCAACAGGACCACAGCCGCACCGTCTGGCGCGGTATGATTAAAGTCGACCAGGAAGCTCAGAAAACCAATGGCTACCAGCGGAACGATAACCTGGTGTTGTCGCAAACCTCGCGTGCCGATTCGATTCCTGGTCTGGAGATCGAAGCGGATGACGTGCGTTGCACCC from Roseimaritima ulvae includes these protein-coding regions:
- the sufD gene encoding Fe-S cluster assembly protein SufD, producing MTQTASTAPAAFDADGFQTFLATRQEPTWLTDLRRQAWDHFEAMQWPERRSEEWIRTDLRLFQLKKHHPPTAPAADVAMIRQLTAGVDLGGQIETLDSQLQTDTLAEELAAQGVVFGSLERLAGEQPELVRKYLFSTFDPDYDKFAALHAAFFAGGQFLYVPKGVVVDRPLHIASMLSDGGTDTGHTVVVLDEGAEVTVLREANSPSREAGGLHVGAVEIIQEAQSHLRFVDLQEWGYKCNHFAHQKARVGKDASLQWTIAAMGAGFAKVNQTVELVGEGASSQVNGVMFTEGRQHVAYHTLQHHVAANCQSDFLYKAAQQDHSRTVWRGMIKVDQEAQKTNGYQRNDNLVLSQTSRADSIPGLEIEADDVRCTHGSTTAQVDEEQIFYALCRGFTRKEAVRMIVTGFFQQIFDRITIESVREALGRSIAQQVREYE